A genomic window from Streptomyces sp. NBC_01429 includes:
- a CDS encoding NAD-dependent epimerase/dehydratase family protein — protein MGKVVLVTGAARQLGGRFVRRVQREPGVDRVIAVDAVPPGHPLDDAEFVRADIRRPAIARVLAEYGVDTVVHLDVTGTPLGTGGRAAVKETNVIGTMQLLGACQKSPTVQRLVVKSTTSVYGAAPRDPAVFTENTPPKSLPSGGFAKDAVEVEGYVRGFARRRPDVAVCVLRFANILGPAADTPLADYFSLSVLPTVLGYDPRLQFVHEDDVVDVLMIASDGPRRGTLNSGTFNIAGDGVLLLSQCARRLGRPTVPVVLPAVTWVGSALRAVGVTDFAPEQIRLLTHGRVVSTDQMRETLGFTPSYSTAEAFADFARGRGAGLVPPETAARTVDRLSRLVTLANKERIRHG, from the coding sequence TTGGGCAAGGTCGTGCTCGTGACCGGAGCGGCCCGGCAGCTCGGAGGCCGTTTCGTACGGCGTGTTCAACGCGAACCCGGGGTGGACCGGGTGATCGCGGTGGACGCCGTCCCTCCCGGGCATCCACTGGACGACGCGGAATTCGTCCGCGCGGACATCCGCAGGCCCGCCATCGCGCGGGTGCTGGCCGAATACGGTGTCGACACGGTCGTGCATCTCGACGTCACGGGGACGCCGCTGGGCACCGGTGGCCGGGCCGCGGTCAAGGAGACCAACGTCATCGGCACGATGCAGCTGCTCGGCGCGTGCCAGAAGTCGCCGACGGTCCAACGGCTGGTGGTGAAGTCCACCACGAGCGTGTACGGCGCGGCGCCCCGCGACCCGGCGGTCTTCACCGAGAACACCCCGCCCAAGTCGCTGCCGAGCGGCGGCTTCGCCAAGGACGCGGTGGAGGTCGAGGGGTACGTACGCGGCTTCGCGCGGCGCAGACCCGATGTCGCGGTCTGTGTGCTGCGCTTCGCCAACATCCTGGGCCCCGCGGCGGACACCCCGCTCGCCGACTACTTCTCGCTGTCCGTGCTGCCGACGGTCCTCGGCTACGACCCGCGGCTCCAGTTCGTCCACGAGGACGATGTCGTCGATGTGCTGATGATCGCCTCGGACGGGCCGAGGAGGGGCACGCTCAACAGCGGGACGTTCAATATCGCCGGTGACGGTGTGCTGCTGCTCTCGCAGTGCGCGCGGCGGCTGGGGCGGCCCACGGTGCCCGTCGTGCTGCCCGCCGTCACCTGGGTCGGTTCGGCGCTCCGGGCGGTGGGCGTGACGGACTTCGCGCCGGAGCAGATCAGGCTGCTGACCCACGGCCGGGTGGTCAGTACGGACCAGATGCGCGAGACGCTGGGCTTCACGCCCTCGTACTCGACCGCCGAGGCGTTCGCGGACTTCGCGCGCGGCCGGGGCGCCGGTCTCGTACCGCCCGAGACCGCGGCGCGCACGGTCGACCGGCTCTCCCGTCTCGTCACCCTCGCCAACAAGGAGCGCATCCGACATGGCTGA
- a CDS encoding lysophospholipid acyltransferase family protein, whose protein sequence is MADAKVLPFGDDPRPRRGATGGGGGRRQHAKDAAAKRSSGRQGGPLAPVPEPAAPGAREAAEEPADGADVPPAGDGGGDWERRIASGLAFLRRRVTGDYPVDEFGYDEELTDQVLMSLIRPLYEKYFRVEVKGIENIPSDGGALVVANHSGTLPLDGLMMQVAVHDNHPADRHLRLLAADLVFMLPVINELARKAGHTLACAEDAERLLRRGEVVGVMPEGFKGLGKPFGERYKLQRFGRGGFVSTALRAGVPIVPCSIVGAEEIYPMVGNARTLARLLGVPYFPLTPTFPWLGPLGMVPLPTKWTIQFGEPIPTDGYPPEAAEDPMLMFNLTDQVREQIQHTLYKLLVQRRSVFF, encoded by the coding sequence ATGGCTGACGCCAAGGTTCTCCCCTTCGGTGATGATCCGAGGCCCCGTCGTGGTGCCACCGGCGGCGGAGGTGGCCGCCGGCAGCACGCGAAGGACGCCGCCGCGAAGCGCTCGTCCGGGCGGCAGGGCGGCCCGCTGGCGCCCGTACCGGAGCCTGCGGCTCCGGGCGCGCGGGAAGCGGCGGAGGAGCCTGCGGACGGGGCTGACGTCCCGCCCGCGGGGGACGGCGGCGGCGACTGGGAGCGGCGGATCGCGAGCGGGCTGGCGTTTCTGCGCCGGCGGGTCACGGGCGACTACCCGGTCGACGAGTTCGGCTACGACGAGGAGCTGACCGATCAGGTCCTGATGTCGCTGATCCGGCCGCTGTACGAGAAGTACTTCCGGGTCGAGGTGAAGGGCATCGAGAACATCCCGTCGGACGGCGGGGCGCTCGTGGTGGCCAACCACTCGGGGACGCTGCCGCTGGACGGGCTGATGATGCAGGTCGCCGTCCATGACAACCATCCGGCGGACCGGCATCTGCGGCTGCTGGCCGCCGATCTGGTGTTCATGCTGCCGGTGATCAACGAGCTGGCGCGGAAGGCCGGGCACACGCTCGCGTGCGCGGAGGACGCGGAGCGGCTGCTGCGGCGCGGTGAGGTCGTCGGGGTGATGCCCGAGGGCTTCAAGGGGCTGGGCAAGCCGTTCGGCGAGCGCTACAAGCTCCAGCGCTTCGGCCGGGGCGGGTTCGTGTCGACGGCTCTGCGGGCGGGGGTGCCGATCGTGCCCTGCTCGATCGTGGGCGCCGAGGAGATCTATCCGATGGTCGGCAACGCGCGGACGCTGGCGCGGCTGCTGGGGGTGCCGTACTTCCCGCTCACGCCCACGTTTCCCTGGCTGGGGCCGCTGGGCATGGTGCCGCTGCCGACGAAGTGGACGATCCAGTTCGGAGAGCCGATTCCGACGGACGGGTATCCGCCGGAGGCGGCGGAGGATCCGATGCTGATGTTCAATCTGACGGATCAGGTGCGGGAGCAGATCCAGCACACGCTGTACAAGTTGCTCGTCCAGCGGCGGTCCGTGTTCTTCTGA
- the trpS gene encoding tryptophan--tRNA ligase, with protein MTRIFSGIKPTGHLTLGNYLGALRRWVEVDQHRADALFSVVDLHALTVEHDPARVRRLSRQAATLMLAAGLDPALCTVFVQSHVDEHTRLSYLLECTATDGELRRMIQYKEKSARARASGESVRFSLLSYPVLMAADILAYRTDEVPVGEDQTQHVELTRDLALRFNQRYGHTFTVPRATRPPVAARVMDLQDPTSKMGKSHDSGAGIVYLLDDTDAVRKKIMRAVTDSGREVAYDRDAKPGVTNLLEILAACTDRDPQELAGAYDSYGALKRDTAEAVVELLRPMRARHAALAADSDSVEQVLREGAERARSMARPVVDSAFRAIGLLPA; from the coding sequence ATGACACGGATCTTCAGCGGGATCAAACCCACCGGACATCTGACGCTGGGCAACTACCTCGGTGCCCTGCGCCGTTGGGTCGAGGTGGATCAGCACCGGGCAGACGCGCTGTTCAGCGTCGTGGACCTGCATGCCCTGACCGTCGAACACGACCCGGCACGGGTGCGCAGACTCAGCCGGCAGGCGGCCACGCTGATGCTGGCGGCGGGGCTCGACCCCGCGCTGTGCACCGTATTCGTACAGAGCCACGTCGACGAGCACACCCGGCTGTCGTATCTGCTGGAGTGCACGGCCACCGACGGGGAGCTGCGGCGCATGATCCAGTACAAGGAGAAGAGCGCGCGGGCGCGGGCGTCCGGGGAGAGTGTGCGGTTCTCGCTGCTGTCGTACCCGGTGCTGATGGCGGCGGACATCCTCGCCTACCGGACCGATGAGGTCCCGGTGGGTGAGGACCAGACTCAGCATGTGGAGCTGACGCGGGATCTCGCCCTGCGCTTCAACCAGCGTTACGGGCACACGTTCACCGTGCCCCGGGCGACCCGGCCGCCGGTGGCCGCGCGGGTGATGGATCTCCAGGATCCGACGTCGAAGATGGGGAAGTCGCACGATTCCGGCGCCGGGATCGTCTATCTGCTGGACGACACCGACGCCGTGCGGAAGAAGATCATGCGCGCCGTCACCGACAGCGGGCGCGAGGTCGCGTACGACCGGGATGCCAAGCCCGGGGTGACGAATCTGCTGGAGATCCTCGCGGCGTGCACGGACCGGGACCCGCAGGAGCTGGCCGGTGCGTACGACTCGTACGGGGCGCTGAAGCGGGACACCGCCGAGGCCGTGGTCGAACTGCTGCGACCGATGCGGGCGCGGCACGCCGCCCTGGCCGCGGATTCCGACTCCGTGGAGCAGGTGCTGCGGGAGGGGGCGGAACGGGCCAGGTCGATGGCGCGGCCCGTGGTCGACTCGGCTTTCCGCGCCATCGGGCTGCTGCCCGCCTGA
- a CDS encoding acetoin utilization protein AcuC: MSGHARLMWDDAVTGYDFGPDHPMDPVRLSLTRGLVRACGLDAKVDVVAAPPAGDSTLRLVHHQDYVDAVRRASADPRGADMSYGLGTVDDPAFAGMHEASALIAGQSVGAAEAVWRGECAHAVNFAGGLHHAMPGAAAGFCVYNDAALAVARLLELGAERVAYVDVDVHHGDGVQAAFWEDPRVLTVSLHEHPRTLFPGTGRPEETGAGAGEGSAVNVALPAGTGDEGWLRAFHAVVPELLADFRPQVLVTQHGADTHFEDPLAHLAVSLDAQRAVQASCHDLAHEYVDGGRWVALGGGGYAVVDVVPRSWTHLVGIAAHAPVDPESLVPAEWRDEVYARTRQLGPGRMTDGRTPGWEPWDAGYDPADRLDQAVLATRKAVFPLRGLLA, from the coding sequence ATGAGCGGCCACGCGCGGTTGATGTGGGATGACGCGGTAACGGGATACGACTTCGGCCCGGACCATCCGATGGATCCGGTGCGGCTGTCGCTGACCAGAGGGCTGGTGCGGGCCTGCGGGCTCGACGCGAAGGTCGACGTCGTCGCGGCGCCGCCCGCCGGGGACTCGACGCTGCGGCTCGTCCACCACCAGGACTATGTGGACGCGGTACGGCGGGCTTCCGCGGATCCGCGCGGCGCCGACATGTCGTACGGCCTGGGCACGGTGGACGATCCGGCGTTCGCGGGGATGCACGAGGCGTCGGCGCTGATCGCCGGGCAGTCGGTCGGCGCGGCCGAGGCCGTGTGGCGCGGCGAGTGCGCGCACGCGGTGAACTTCGCGGGCGGTCTGCACCACGCCATGCCGGGGGCGGCCGCCGGGTTCTGCGTCTACAACGACGCCGCGCTCGCCGTGGCCCGGCTGCTGGAGCTGGGGGCTGAGCGCGTCGCCTACGTCGATGTCGACGTGCACCACGGGGACGGTGTCCAGGCGGCGTTCTGGGAGGATCCGCGCGTACTGACGGTCTCGCTGCACGAGCATCCCCGTACGCTTTTTCCGGGGACCGGCCGGCCGGAGGAGACCGGCGCCGGGGCCGGTGAGGGCAGCGCGGTGAATGTGGCGCTGCCGGCCGGGACCGGGGACGAGGGGTGGCTGCGGGCGTTCCACGCGGTGGTGCCCGAGCTGCTGGCGGACTTCCGGCCGCAGGTGCTGGTGACGCAGCACGGGGCGGACACCCATTTCGAGGATCCGCTGGCGCATCTGGCGGTGTCGCTCGACGCGCAGCGTGCCGTGCAGGCGTCCTGCCACGATCTGGCCCACGAGTACGTGGACGGCGGGCGGTGGGTCGCGCTCGGCGGGGGCGGCTACGCGGTGGTGGACGTGGTGCCGCGCTCCTGGACCCATCTGGTGGGGATCGCGGCGCACGCGCCGGTCGATCCGGAATCGCTGGTGCCGGCCGAGTGGCGGGACGAGGTGTACGCGCGGACGCGGCAGTTGGGCCCCGGGCGGATGACGGACGGGCGGACGCCCGGCTGGGAGCCGTGGGACGCCGGTTACGATCCGGCGGACCGGCTGGACCAGGCGGTGCTGGCGACGCGGAAGGCCGTGTTCCCGCTGCGGGGGCTGCTCGCGTAA
- a CDS encoding HAD family hydrolase, whose product MRYELVIFDNDGVLVDSEPISNTILAAYLTELGHPTSYEDCLRDYMGAAVHRVHDLVRERTGRALPADFDDVLHARVFAAFERELRPVEGAVAVVEKLAADGVPYCVASSGSHERIRVGHRKTGLDRLFEDRVIFSAQDVGRGKPAPDLFLHAAERMGVAPERCVVVEDSPHGVAAARAAGMDVYAFTAMTPVEKLSDATGHFAGMAELPGLLGRSVT is encoded by the coding sequence ATGCGCTACGAACTGGTCATCTTCGACAACGACGGCGTGCTCGTCGACAGCGAACCGATCTCCAACACCATCCTGGCCGCCTACCTCACCGAGCTGGGCCATCCCACCTCCTACGAGGACTGCCTGCGGGACTACATGGGCGCCGCCGTCCATCGCGTACACGACCTCGTGCGGGAGCGGACCGGGCGTGCTCTGCCCGCGGACTTCGACGATGTCCTGCACGCCCGGGTCTTCGCCGCCTTCGAAAGGGAGTTGCGCCCGGTGGAGGGCGCCGTCGCCGTCGTGGAGAAGCTGGCCGCCGACGGGGTGCCGTACTGCGTCGCCTCGTCCGGGAGCCATGAGCGGATCCGGGTGGGACACCGTAAGACCGGGCTGGACCGGCTGTTCGAGGACCGGGTCATCTTCAGCGCCCAGGACGTCGGCCGGGGCAAGCCGGCGCCCGACCTCTTCCTGCACGCCGCCGAGCGGATGGGCGTCGCGCCCGAACGCTGTGTCGTGGTCGAGGACAGCCCGCACGGAGTCGCCGCCGCCAGGGCCGCCGGCATGGACGTGTACGCGTTCACGGCGATGACACCCGTCGAGAAGCTGTCCGACGCCACCGGCCACTTCGCCGGCATGGCCGAACTTCCCGGACTGCTCGGCCGATCCGTGACCTGA
- a CDS encoding ECF subfamily RNA polymerase sigma factor, BldN family encodes MYPHVGVDASGLATLRATVLDRLRGFVPTAYAVPALAAPAPAVSGPIGPCYALANGGAAVGRRGSRSSTTASTTARRPAADSDSARMMELVERAQAGEAEAFGRLYDQYSDTVYRYIYYRVGGKATAEDLTSETFLRALRRISTFTYQGRDFGAWLVTIARNLVADHFKSSRFRLEVTTGEMLDANEVERSPEDSVLESLSNAALLEAVRKLNPQQQECVTLRFLQGLSVAETARVMGKNEGAIKTLQYRAVRTLARLLPEDAR; translated from the coding sequence GTGTACCCACACGTCGGGGTTGACGCCTCGGGCCTGGCTACGCTGCGCGCAACGGTCCTCGACCGCTTGCGCGGCTTCGTCCCCACCGCGTACGCCGTCCCCGCCCTCGCCGCACCGGCCCCTGCCGTGAGCGGCCCTATCGGTCCTTGTTATGCCCTGGCGAACGGTGGTGCGGCAGTCGGCAGACGGGGAAGCCGAAGCAGCACCACCGCCTCGACCACCGCCCGCCGGCCGGCCGCCGACAGCGACAGCGCCCGCATGATGGAACTCGTCGAGCGCGCACAGGCCGGTGAGGCCGAGGCCTTCGGCCGGCTGTACGACCAGTACAGCGACACCGTCTACCGCTACATCTACTACCGCGTGGGCGGGAAGGCGACCGCGGAGGATCTCACCAGCGAGACGTTCCTGCGCGCCCTGCGCCGGATCTCCACGTTCACCTATCAGGGCCGCGATTTCGGCGCCTGGCTGGTCACCATCGCTCGGAACCTGGTCGCCGACCACTTCAAGTCGAGCCGGTTCCGCCTCGAAGTGACCACAGGCGAAATGCTCGACGCCAACGAGGTCGAGCGCAGCCCGGAGGACTCCGTCCTGGAGTCCCTCTCCAACGCGGCGCTGCTCGAAGCCGTACGGAAACTCAACCCCCAGCAGCAGGAGTGCGTCACACTGCGCTTCCTCCAGGGCCTCTCGGTCGCCGAGACCGCCCGGGTCATGGGCAAGAACGAAGGAGCGATCAAGACCTTGCAGTACCGGGCCGTACGCACCCTGGCCCGGCTGCTCCCGGAGGACGCCCGCTGA
- a CDS encoding phosphatase, whose translation MLSKGALRAHLLAARLAGPVATSREESLRSYRLFVERDPRVTLGLDPEWAWNEKDLLRLMADKCGVSDDSRHVSGPDTIDPERTMTALDAFAERLRSAAARRVPVLFGTGHPHRLLGFYAELADALSAAGCLVLTPAQGRCIDITTRFGVRTCNLDYVRGVALVREPGARAPGSDTGAHTHSPLPVRVVLDALAEAGGPLPALVVGDHGWVCGAGQLGIEAIGPADTDDPALFVGEAEGRVSVVVPLDDAARSTAYRPLTRYVLNRACLSQ comes from the coding sequence GTGTTGAGCAAGGGAGCCCTGCGGGCGCATCTGCTGGCGGCCAGGCTGGCCGGTCCTGTGGCCACTTCGCGCGAGGAGAGTCTGCGCAGTTACCGTCTATTCGTCGAGCGCGATCCTCGTGTGACGCTCGGACTCGATCCAGAATGGGCATGGAACGAGAAGGACTTGCTCAGACTCATGGCCGACAAGTGCGGGGTTTCCGACGATTCCCGTCATGTGTCCGGGCCCGACACCATCGACCCCGAGCGCACCATGACCGCGCTGGACGCCTTCGCCGAACGGCTGCGCTCGGCGGCGGCGCGGCGGGTTCCGGTGCTGTTCGGAACGGGGCATCCGCACCGGCTCCTCGGGTTCTACGCGGAGCTGGCAGACGCTTTGTCGGCGGCGGGGTGCCTCGTCCTCACCCCCGCGCAGGGCCGATGTATCGACATAACGACCCGGTTCGGGGTACGTACGTGCAACCTTGACTACGTACGGGGAGTCGCGCTGGTGCGGGAACCCGGCGCGCGGGCCCCGGGGAGTGACACCGGCGCACATACCCATTCCCCGCTGCCGGTTCGGGTCGTTCTGGACGCTCTGGCGGAGGCCGGCGGACCCCTGCCCGCACTGGTCGTCGGGGACCACGGATGGGTCTGCGGGGCAGGTCAGCTGGGCATTGAGGCCATCGGTCCGGCGGATACGGACGACCCCGCGCTGTTCGTCGGCGAGGCCGAGGGGCGGGTGTCCGTGGTCGTTCCGCTTGACGACGCCGCGCGCTCCACGGCCTACCGGCCACTTACGCGCTATGTACTCAATCGGGCGTGTCTGTCACAGTAA
- a CDS encoding 30S ribosomal protein bS22 produces MGSVIKKRRKRMAKKKHRKLLKRTRVQRRNKK; encoded by the coding sequence GTGGGCTCTGTTATCAAGAAGCGGCGTAAGCGGATGGCCAAGAAGAAGCACCGCAAGCTGCTCAAGCGCACCCGCGTTCAGCGTCGCAACAAGAAGTAA
- a CDS encoding HAD family hydrolase: protein MAALGWLTPRRRSATARSVLAGEAAAEAGLKSTQESPESSTPREDGESGAHEVPDFPVFGDDRAAAFFDLDNTVMQGASIFHFGRGLYKRKFFQRRELARFAWQQAWFRLAGVEDPEHMQDARDSALSIVKGHRVSELMSIGEEIYDEYMADRIWPGTRALAQAHLDAGQQVWLVTAAPIETATIIARRLGLTGALGTVAESVDGVYTGKLVGEPLHGPAKAEAVRALAATEGFDLDRCAAYSDSHNDIPMLSLVGHPYAINPDTKLRKHARRLEWRLRDYRTGRKAAKVGIPAAAGVGAIAGGTAAAVALHRRRR from the coding sequence ATGGCCGCACTGGGATGGCTCACTCCTCGTAGGCGCTCCGCCACAGCACGGAGCGTGCTCGCGGGCGAGGCCGCAGCCGAGGCAGGGCTGAAGTCCACGCAGGAATCACCGGAATCGTCCACCCCCCGGGAGGACGGCGAGTCGGGCGCCCACGAGGTGCCGGACTTCCCCGTCTTCGGGGACGACCGCGCCGCCGCCTTCTTCGATCTCGACAACACCGTGATGCAGGGCGCCTCGATCTTCCACTTCGGCCGGGGCCTGTACAAGCGGAAGTTCTTCCAGCGGCGGGAACTCGCCCGGTTCGCCTGGCAGCAGGCGTGGTTCCGGCTGGCCGGGGTCGAGGACCCCGAGCACATGCAGGACGCCCGCGACAGCGCGCTGTCCATCGTCAAGGGCCACCGCGTCTCCGAGCTGATGTCCATCGGCGAGGAGATCTACGACGAGTACATGGCCGACCGCATCTGGCCCGGCACCCGCGCCCTCGCCCAGGCCCACCTGGACGCCGGCCAGCAGGTCTGGCTGGTGACGGCCGCGCCCATCGAGACCGCCACGATCATCGCCCGCAGGCTCGGCCTCACCGGCGCCCTCGGCACCGTCGCCGAATCGGTCGACGGCGTCTATACGGGCAAGCTCGTCGGCGAACCGCTGCACGGCCCCGCGAAGGCCGAGGCCGTCCGCGCCCTGGCCGCGACCGAGGGCTTCGACCTGGACCGCTGCGCGGCGTACAGCGACTCGCACAACGACATCCCGATGCTCTCGCTCGTCGGACATCCGTACGCCATCAACCCGGACACCAAGCTCCGCAAGCACGCCCGCCGGCTGGAATGGCGGCTGCGCGACTACCGGACCGGCCGCAAGGCGGCCAAGGTCGGCATTCCCGCCGCCGCCGGAGTCGGCGCCATCGCGGGCGGCACGGCCGCGGCGGTCGCCCTGCACCGCCGCCGCCGCTGA
- a CDS encoding MFS transporter: MTDARLRHGRVSLALGFFVQGVTFALLVTRIPAIQNRYGISDGLLPAFLAAVPVLAGVGSVATEKLVARVRPGTLLRWSQPVVMLALLGVGAGDEVWQLGASLAAFGLAVGVLDASMNMLGVSIQRAYGRSIILGFHAAFSLGGMAGASLAWAGAHWQLPLLMSYLPVVAVLLPAALVGSRWYVDSAPSAGADAGRHPGQDAGKGEAASVGTPGTPGTSGAPVSPLAFRLLLPLCLVMAFAYIGDSTVSNWSAKYLQDVLGGSEELATVPYNAYMVTTLLGRAVGDLGVRRFGPVAVVRCGSVLAGAGFAVVALASGPWVGILGFTMLGLGLCVIVPQTFAAAGRLAEERNSPGGSDAAVARLNVFNYVGFLVGSPLVGALGDAWSYRGAMLVPMVMVLVTLVYARSFGAEPDRYGGGHERPRAVDVG; encoded by the coding sequence ATGACGGATGCGCGTTTGCGGCACGGCCGGGTCTCACTGGCGCTCGGCTTCTTCGTCCAGGGGGTGACGTTCGCCCTGCTGGTCACCCGTATCCCCGCCATCCAGAACCGGTACGGGATATCCGACGGACTGCTCCCCGCCTTTCTCGCCGCCGTGCCGGTCCTGGCCGGCGTCGGCAGTGTCGCCACCGAGAAGCTCGTCGCGCGGGTGCGGCCGGGGACGCTGCTGCGCTGGTCCCAGCCCGTCGTCATGCTGGCCCTCCTGGGCGTCGGAGCCGGGGACGAGGTCTGGCAGCTCGGAGCCTCGCTGGCCGCGTTCGGGCTGGCCGTCGGCGTGCTGGACGCGTCCATGAACATGCTCGGCGTGAGCATCCAGCGGGCGTACGGGCGCAGCATCATCCTCGGGTTTCACGCGGCGTTCAGCCTGGGCGGGATGGCCGGGGCCTCGCTCGCCTGGGCGGGTGCGCACTGGCAGCTGCCGCTGCTGATGTCGTATCTCCCGGTGGTGGCCGTGCTGTTGCCGGCCGCGCTGGTGGGCAGCCGTTGGTACGTGGACTCCGCGCCGAGTGCGGGCGCCGACGCGGGGAGGCACCCAGGGCAGGACGCCGGCAAGGGGGAGGCCGCGAGCGTCGGCACTCCCGGCACTCCCGGCACTTCCGGCGCTCCCGTCAGCCCCCTCGCCTTCCGGCTGCTGCTGCCGCTCTGTCTCGTGATGGCCTTCGCCTATATCGGTGATTCCACGGTCTCGAACTGGAGCGCCAAGTATCTCCAGGACGTCCTCGGCGGCTCGGAGGAGCTGGCGACCGTCCCGTACAACGCTTATATGGTCACCACGCTGCTGGGGCGCGCGGTCGGGGATCTCGGGGTGCGGCGGTTCGGGCCCGTGGCGGTGGTGCGGTGCGGGTCGGTGCTGGCCGGGGCGGGGTTCGCCGTGGTGGCGCTGGCCTCGGGGCCCTGGGTGGGGATCCTCGGGTTCACGATGCTGGGGCTCGGGCTGTGTGTGATCGTGCCGCAGACCTTCGCGGCCGCCGGGCGGCTCGCGGAGGAACGGAACAGCCCCGGGGGCAGCGACGCCGCCGTGGCCCGGCTCAATGTCTTCAACTACGTGGGTTTTCTGGTCGGATCGCCGCTCGTGGGGGCGCTCGGGGACGCCTGGAGCTACCGGGGCGCGATGCTCGTACCGATGGTGATGGTCCTGGTGACCCTCGTGTACGCCCGCTCGTTCGGGGCGGAGCCGGACCGATACGGTGGCGGGCATGAGCGGCCACGCGCGGTTGATGTGGGATGA
- a CDS encoding DUF5667 domain-containing protein, which yields MIANVSGHRRANAFAQSLEDQTVQGAAGDQPAESVEPAEQGRLLALARGLGELPRPTLDPEVKVVQRAQLVAAMEAMLQEGTAAGEVSPGPTVPEQRTSGRGAHRASPLRKLRPRSRWTKGLAAGGLTVGVAAGAFGGVAAASSDALPGDSLYGLKRGMEDIKLNMAGDESDRGELYLDHASTRLSEARRLMERGRSGPLDHESLAEIRRTLSGMKHDATEGHRLLHQAYERDGSIGPIATLSSFSASHRQAWNGLRERLPVQLTDVGNEVSSVFDAIDEEVAPLKSLLPKPPEKHQSTTRPGSPADAGGSSHTEKSPATPSAPAKSNEEGGAPGPHTGDKPKPSGQDSSSPSEEGLLGGSTGGLLDPPPNSVIPSPSENSKENPERPAPNVTIPPLLPDLLPGLGIKAEDAD from the coding sequence GTGATCGCGAACGTTTCGGGGCACCGGCGGGCGAACGCCTTCGCCCAGTCCCTGGAAGACCAGACGGTCCAGGGAGCGGCGGGGGACCAGCCCGCCGAGTCGGTCGAACCGGCCGAACAGGGGCGGCTGTTGGCCCTGGCGCGTGGTCTCGGCGAACTGCCGAGACCCACGCTTGATCCCGAGGTCAAAGTGGTGCAGCGAGCCCAGCTCGTGGCAGCCATGGAGGCCATGCTTCAGGAGGGCACAGCCGCCGGGGAGGTGTCTCCGGGACCTACGGTGCCGGAGCAGCGGACCTCCGGCCGGGGTGCGCACCGGGCCTCCCCGCTCCGCAAGCTGCGGCCGAGATCCCGGTGGACCAAGGGCCTCGCGGCCGGCGGGCTCACCGTGGGTGTGGCGGCCGGAGCCTTCGGCGGGGTGGCCGCTGCCAGTTCCGACGCCCTGCCCGGTGATTCGCTGTACGGGCTGAAGCGCGGCATGGAAGACATCAAGCTCAATATGGCGGGCGACGAGTCCGACCGTGGCGAGCTGTATCTCGACCATGCCTCGACCCGGCTCAGCGAAGCCCGCCGGCTCATGGAGCGCGGCCGTTCCGGTCCGCTCGACCACGAGTCGCTCGCCGAGATCCGGCGCACGCTCAGCGGGATGAAGCACGACGCGACCGAGGGCCACCGCCTGCTTCACCAGGCGTACGAACGGGACGGCTCCATCGGCCCGATCGCGACCCTCTCGTCGTTCTCCGCCTCGCACCGCCAGGCGTGGAACGGGCTGCGCGAGCGGCTGCCCGTCCAGCTGACGGACGTGGGCAACGAGGTCAGCTCGGTCTTCGACGCCATAGACGAAGAGGTCGCGCCGCTCAAGTCACTGCTGCCCAAACCGCCCGAGAAGCACCAGAGCACCACCCGCCCCGGCTCCCCGGCGGACGCCGGCGGCTCCAGCCACACCGAGAAGTCCCCCGCCACGCCGTCCGCCCCCGCCAAGAGCAACGAGGAGGGCGGCGCCCCCGGCCCGCACACCGGCGACAAGCCCAAGCCGTCGGGCCAGGACTCCAGCAGCCCGTCGGAGGAAGGGCTGCTCGGCGGCAGCACGGGCGGCCTGCTCGACCCGCCGCCCAACAGCGTCATCCCGTCGCCGTCGGAGAACAGCAAGGAGAACCCCGAGCGTCCGGCGCCGAATGTCACGATCCCCCCGCTGCTGCCGGATCTCCTGCCGGGACTCGGCATCAAGGCGGAGGACGCGGACTGA
- a CDS encoding helix-turn-helix domain-containing protein, which translates to MVAGERPLNEVKFLTVAEVASVMRVSKMTVYRLVHSGHLPAIRVGRSFRVPEQAVHEYLRESFVGVESA; encoded by the coding sequence ATGGTTGCTGGCGAGAGGCCTCTCAACGAGGTCAAGTTCCTTACCGTGGCGGAGGTCGCCTCGGTGATGCGAGTGTCGAAGATGACCGTGTACCGCTTGGTGCACAGCGGTCATCTGCCGGCGATCCGGGTGGGCAGGTCATTCCGGGTTCCGGAGCAAGCGGTTCACGAGTACCTCCGCGAGTCCTTTGTGGGGGTCGAGTCGGCCTAG